In Glycine max cultivar Williams 82 chromosome 7, Glycine_max_v4.0, whole genome shotgun sequence, a single window of DNA contains:
- the LOC100776070 gene encoding dol-P-Man:Man(7)GlcNAc(2)-PP-Dol alpha-1,6-mannosyltransferase isoform X1: protein MALGCIILYTLRFFRHQIRNKFGHQVEAFFVILTATQFHFLFYCTRPLPNILALGLVNLAYGYWFRGRFYAALNSLIFTTTVFRCDMLLLLCPIGLQLLLTKKVSVWGALKHCTGMALFCIGLTILVDSIMWKRLLWPEFEVFWFNSVLNKSSEWGTHAFHWYFTSALPRSLLAAFPLSLFGLFVDRRVRSFTFPVLAFILLYSKLPHKELRFIISSVPIFNLSASIASNRIYNNKKKMVWNLLFLILLGLLLMSLAGTVTSFMASYWNYPSGHALKKLHGIGFHNDTDERWVHIDTFSAMNGISRFCESDFPWRQVVEALIMLLKYVICFLKSSMRYSKEEQISLQEFQQRNFTFLINEHPVINGFKCLFIEDGFSRVRLKPGFPPIFLVKEPKVYAHGNLENQNLFSQNWPGCP from the exons ATGGCCCTAGGGTGCATAATACTATACACACTAAGATTTTTTCGACATCAG ATAAGGAATAAATTTGGGCATCAAGTAGAAGCCTTCTTTGTGATATTAACTGCaactcaatttcattttctgttcTATTGTACCCGTCCACTTCCCAACATTCTTGCTCTGGGCCTAG TGAATTTGGCATATGGATACTGGTTCAGGGGACGTTTTTATGCAGCTCTAAACTCTCTG ATTTTTACTACAACTGTATTCAGATGTGACATGCTGTTGCTTCTTTGCCCTATTGGGCTGCAACTTCTTTTG ACAAAAAAAGTTTCTGTGTGGGGTGCTCTAAAACACTGCACTGGGATGGCTCTCTTCTGCATAG GTCTAACCATATTGGTTGATTCAATTATGTGGAAAAGATTATTGTGGCCTGAATTTGAAGTCTTTTGGTTTAACTCTGTACTAAACAAGAGCTCTGAATGGGGA acACATGCTTTCCATTGGTACTTCACCTCAGCACTTCCTCGTTCACTACTTGCTGCATTTCCACTTTCACTG TTTGGCCTTTTTGTAGACAGAAGGGTACGATCTTTCACTTTTCCAGTTCTTGCCTTCATTTTGCTTTATTCTAAGCTTCCCCACAAG GAGCTTCGCTTTATCATAAGTTCAGTTCCAATATTTAACTTGTCTGCTTCAATTGCTTCTAATAGAAT TTACAACAATAAGAAAAAGATGGTTTGGAACTTGCTTTTCCTCATTTTGTTGGGATTACTTTTAATGAG TCTTGCTGGCACCGTCACAAGTTTCATGGCATCATATTGGAACTATCCTAGTGGGCATGcgttaaaaaaattgcatggaATTG GCTTTCATAATGATACAGATGAACGGTGGGTGCACATTGATACATTTTCAGCCATGAACGGGATATCTCGCTTTTGTGAAAGTGATTTCCCATGGAG GCAGGTAGTGGAGGCCTTGATAATGTTGCTGAAGTATGTAATCTGCTTTCTCAAGTCCAGTATGAG GTATTCTAAAGAAGAACAAATTAGCTTGCAAGAATTTCAGCAGAgaaattttacttttcttataaa TGAACATCCTGTGATCAATGGATTCAAGTGCCTATTTATTGAAGATGGGTTCTCAAGAGTCCGCTTGAAACCTGGCTTTCCACCAATTTTTCTG GTTAAAGAGCCCAAAGTGTATGCCCATGGAAATTTAGAAAACCAGAATCTTTTCAGCCAAAATTGGCCTGGCTGCCCATAA
- the LOC100776070 gene encoding dol-P-Man:Man(7)GlcNAc(2)-PP-Dol alpha-1,6-mannosyltransferase isoform X2 has product MASNSKSETFLQRNGYDFLLGSIAAFYVLTVPYTKVEESFNVQAMHDILYHRLNLDNYDHLEFPGVVPRTFLGALLVSLIAAPFVLTANLLHLPKFYALLIVWMALGCIILYTLRFFRHQIRNKFGHQVEAFFVILTATQFHFLFYCTRPLPNILALGLVNLAYGYWFRGRFYAALNSLIFTTTVFRCDMLLLLCPIGLQLLLTKKVSVWGALKHCTGMALFCIGLTILVDSIMWKRLLWPEFEVFWFNSVLNKSSEWGTHAFHWYFTSALPRSLLAAFPLSLFGLFVDRRVRSFTFPVLAFILLYSKLPHKELRFIISSVPIFNLSASIASNRIYNNKKKMVWNLLFLILLGLLLMSLAGTVTSFMASYWNYPSGHALKKLHGIGFHNDTDERWVHIDTFSAMNGISRFCESDFPWRYSKEEQISLQEFQQRNFTFLINEHPVINGFKCLFIEDGFSRVRLKPGFPPIFLVKEPKVYAHGNLENQNLFSQNWPGCP; this is encoded by the exons ATGGCTTCCAATTCCAAATCGGAGACTTTTCTGCAACGAAATGGTTACGATTTTCTGTTGGGATCAATCGCTGCTTTCTACGTACTCACCGTGCCTTACACTAAGGTCGAAGAGAGTTTCAACGTTcag GCAATGCACGATATTCTCTATCACCGGCTGAATTTAGACAAT TATGATCATCTGGAATTCCCTGGGGTGGTTCCTCGCACTT ttttaggtGCTTTGCTTGTGTCATTAATTGCAGCACCGTTTGTGTTAACTGCAAATTTGCTGCATTTGCCGAAGTTTTATGCTCTTCTCATAG TTTGGATGGCCCTAGGGTGCATAATACTATACACACTAAGATTTTTTCGACATCAG ATAAGGAATAAATTTGGGCATCAAGTAGAAGCCTTCTTTGTGATATTAACTGCaactcaatttcattttctgttcTATTGTACCCGTCCACTTCCCAACATTCTTGCTCTGGGCCTAG TGAATTTGGCATATGGATACTGGTTCAGGGGACGTTTTTATGCAGCTCTAAACTCTCTG ATTTTTACTACAACTGTATTCAGATGTGACATGCTGTTGCTTCTTTGCCCTATTGGGCTGCAACTTCTTTTG ACAAAAAAAGTTTCTGTGTGGGGTGCTCTAAAACACTGCACTGGGATGGCTCTCTTCTGCATAG GTCTAACCATATTGGTTGATTCAATTATGTGGAAAAGATTATTGTGGCCTGAATTTGAAGTCTTTTGGTTTAACTCTGTACTAAACAAGAGCTCTGAATGGGGA acACATGCTTTCCATTGGTACTTCACCTCAGCACTTCCTCGTTCACTACTTGCTGCATTTCCACTTTCACTG TTTGGCCTTTTTGTAGACAGAAGGGTACGATCTTTCACTTTTCCAGTTCTTGCCTTCATTTTGCTTTATTCTAAGCTTCCCCACAAG GAGCTTCGCTTTATCATAAGTTCAGTTCCAATATTTAACTTGTCTGCTTCAATTGCTTCTAATAGAAT TTACAACAATAAGAAAAAGATGGTTTGGAACTTGCTTTTCCTCATTTTGTTGGGATTACTTTTAATGAG TCTTGCTGGCACCGTCACAAGTTTCATGGCATCATATTGGAACTATCCTAGTGGGCATGcgttaaaaaaattgcatggaATTG GCTTTCATAATGATACAGATGAACGGTGGGTGCACATTGATACATTTTCAGCCATGAACGGGATATCTCGCTTTTGTGAAAGTGATTTCCCATGGAG GTATTCTAAAGAAGAACAAATTAGCTTGCAAGAATTTCAGCAGAgaaattttacttttcttataaa TGAACATCCTGTGATCAATGGATTCAAGTGCCTATTTATTGAAGATGGGTTCTCAAGAGTCCGCTTGAAACCTGGCTTTCCACCAATTTTTCTG GTTAAAGAGCCCAAAGTGTATGCCCATGGAAATTTAGAAAACCAGAATCTTTTCAGCCAAAATTGGCCTGGCTGCCCATAA